Proteins encoded in a region of the Pigmentiphaga litoralis genome:
- a CDS encoding TonB-dependent receptor domain-containing protein, with protein MLAAVTSISVSAQGRAYDIPAGPLNPALTRFAQEAGVSLALDARQAATVRSPGLKGTYGIDDGFAALLAGTGFDIDRTAVGYRLKPAAASASAAASAAAGSSGDARITSMDEVTISASRSNVEAAKAPQTVQIIPEREIAQQLAISTNSSDALSNLIPSYTPSRGKMNGSGETLRGRTPLILIDGVPQSNPIRPTGREAHTIDFSMLERIEVIQGANAINGLGATGGTINLITKRPDNGSFNQYVDVQTTFPTSHLGGDELGYKALYRADGRKDNVDYLFAFSFEDQGLYRDAKGRSIGADNTQGDLMDSRSRDLLGKVGYWIDDNQRLQFSLNHYRIKSKMNYTAVPGNREQGIPTTSTEATPPGTAPWNDVWTTSATYNHYDLAGMELSAMVFHQKFEGLFGADNSATFQDARYAPLGTLYDQSRSVSSKTGSKVSLTKDDLFNKSLKVTAGFDTLFDEGKQDLYGTGRTYVPPSEYRNLSLFAQGEFKLLDTLTLHGGVRREYADLSIDSYRTLARYNGVAVEGGKLDFNKTLYNVGLVFEPVKDLNLYTSYSEGFGMPDVGRVLRSINQPGQGISNLSTLAPIVTKSIELGGRYKVGQWDVNASLFRSSSDYGARVVRVGDAFMTAREENRIDGLDAGIGYQINRAHKVKVSYSKTKGRYDSDANGSLDARLDGLNVAPDRVIANWSAQWNDRLGSFLQVQHAISRDFDDPQKNFGGYTLVDAAASYKLPKGTVRIAVGNLLNRDYITYYSQSALVEPLRYFAGRGRTITLGYSLKF; from the coding sequence AAGGCACGTATGGCATTGATGACGGCTTTGCCGCGTTGCTGGCGGGAACCGGATTCGACATCGACCGGACGGCGGTGGGGTACCGCCTGAAGCCGGCCGCGGCATCGGCATCGGCCGCGGCATCAGCCGCTGCCGGTTCAAGTGGTGACGCGCGCATCACGTCGATGGACGAAGTCACCATCTCGGCATCGCGGTCCAACGTGGAAGCGGCCAAGGCGCCGCAGACCGTGCAGATCATTCCCGAACGTGAGATCGCTCAGCAATTGGCGATCTCGACCAATTCGTCGGACGCGCTGAGCAATCTGATTCCGTCCTACACCCCCAGCCGCGGCAAGATGAACGGCAGCGGCGAAACGCTGCGCGGCCGCACGCCCCTGATCCTGATCGATGGCGTGCCGCAATCCAACCCGATCCGCCCCACCGGGCGCGAAGCGCACACCATCGACTTTTCGATGCTGGAACGCATCGAAGTGATCCAGGGCGCCAACGCGATCAATGGCCTGGGCGCGACCGGCGGCACCATCAACCTGATCACGAAGCGGCCCGACAACGGCAGCTTCAATCAGTACGTCGATGTGCAGACCACGTTTCCCACATCCCACCTTGGTGGCGACGAGCTGGGCTACAAGGCCCTGTACCGGGCCGATGGCCGCAAAGACAATGTTGACTATCTGTTTGCCTTCAGCTTCGAAGACCAGGGCCTGTATCGCGATGCCAAAGGCCGTTCGATTGGCGCCGACAACACGCAGGGCGATTTGATGGACTCGCGGTCGCGCGACCTGCTCGGCAAGGTCGGCTACTGGATCGATGACAACCAGCGGCTGCAGTTTTCGCTGAACCACTACCGCATCAAGTCCAAGATGAATTACACGGCGGTGCCGGGCAATCGCGAACAGGGCATCCCGACGACATCGACCGAAGCGACGCCGCCTGGCACGGCGCCCTGGAACGATGTGTGGACCACCAGCGCGACCTACAACCATTACGACCTGGCGGGCATGGAACTGTCGGCCATGGTGTTCCACCAGAAGTTCGAAGGCCTGTTCGGCGCCGATAATTCCGCCACCTTCCAGGACGCGCGTTATGCGCCCTTGGGCACGCTGTACGACCAGTCGCGGTCGGTATCGTCCAAGACCGGCAGCAAGGTCAGCCTGACAAAAGATGACTTGTTCAATAAAAGCCTGAAGGTCACTGCCGGCTTCGACACGCTGTTCGATGAAGGCAAGCAGGACCTGTACGGCACGGGCCGCACCTATGTGCCGCCGTCGGAATACCGCAACCTGTCGTTGTTCGCGCAGGGCGAATTCAAGTTGCTGGACACGCTGACGCTGCATGGCGGCGTGCGCCGCGAGTACGCCGATCTGTCCATCGACAGCTACCGCACGCTGGCCCGCTACAACGGCGTCGCGGTCGAAGGTGGCAAGCTCGACTTCAACAAGACCCTGTACAACGTGGGCCTGGTGTTCGAGCCGGTCAAGGACCTGAACCTGTACACCAGCTATTCCGAAGGCTTCGGCATGCCCGACGTGGGCCGCGTGCTGCGATCGATCAACCAGCCGGGGCAGGGCATCAGCAACCTCAGCACGCTCGCGCCCATCGTCACCAAAAGCATCGAACTGGGCGGGCGCTACAAGGTGGGCCAGTGGGACGTCAACGCGAGCCTGTTCCGGTCCAGCTCCGACTATGGCGCGCGTGTGGTGCGCGTCGGCGATGCCTTCATGACGGCGCGCGAAGAAAACCGCATCGATGGCCTGGACGCTGGCATCGGCTACCAGATAAATCGTGCGCACAAGGTCAAGGTGTCCTACTCCAAGACCAAGGGCCGCTACGACAGCGACGCCAATGGTTCGCTGGACGCCCGCCTGGACGGACTCAATGTCGCGCCCGACCGGGTGATCGCCAACTGGAGCGCGCAGTGGAATGACCGCCTGGGATCGTTCCTGCAGGTGCAGCACGCCATCAGCCGCGACTTCGACGATCCGCAAAAGAACTTTGGCGGCTACACCCTGGTGGATGCCGCCGCCAGCTACAAGCTGCCTAAAGGCACCGTGCGCATCGCGGTCGGCAACCTGCTGAACCGCGACTACATCACCTATTACTCGCAAAGCGCGCTGGTGGAACCGCTGCGCTACTTTGCCGGACGGGGCCGCACGATCACGCTGGGCTACTCGCTCAAGTTCTGA